In Chryseobacterium gotjawalense, the following are encoded in one genomic region:
- a CDS encoding GLPGLI family protein, producing the protein MKHFVDMESRKFLLFFLVLLCSIIYGQECNSCFKFYYSFSNQSDSLDIYSKSNHVFVLMKKNDSTLFTDIQNKKADSLEAIIWADYKRTKSGTISYKGVPNAKFKYYISKDLGVPKSNVKVYDKVGTANFLFEDPSELEWELINEKKQIAGFSCQKAQTFAFGRKYIAWFTTEIPISDGPYKFRGLPGLIVEVYDDRKYFLFSLIRYQKNDTDVMMKIPELRRRNLITTTKEKFISAKKNHREGLIARIRSGPFGQEVSAERIKQIQDNMKKNNNYLE; encoded by the coding sequence ATGAAGCATTTTGTGGATATGGAGAGTAGGAAATTTTTATTGTTTTTTCTCGTATTATTATGTTCAATTATTTATGGGCAGGAGTGTAACTCCTGCTTTAAATTTTATTACAGCTTCAGCAATCAATCTGATTCATTGGATATATATTCTAAAAGCAATCATGTTTTTGTTTTAATGAAAAAAAATGACAGTACTTTGTTTACAGATATTCAAAATAAAAAGGCGGATTCTTTAGAAGCAATAATTTGGGCAGATTATAAAAGAACTAAAAGCGGAACGATAAGTTATAAAGGTGTTCCGAATGCAAAATTCAAATATTATATCAGCAAAGATTTAGGTGTCCCGAAAAGCAATGTAAAGGTTTATGATAAAGTAGGAACGGCTAATTTTTTGTTTGAAGATCCCTCTGAATTAGAATGGGAACTAATCAATGAAAAAAAACAGATTGCAGGCTTCTCTTGTCAAAAAGCGCAGACTTTTGCTTTTGGTAGAAAATATATTGCATGGTTTACAACTGAGATTCCAATAAGTGATGGTCCTTATAAATTCAGAGGCTTGCCAGGACTCATTGTTGAAGTTTATGATGACAGGAAATATTTTTTATTTTCATTAATTAGATATCAAAAAAATGATACTGATGTAATGATGAAGATTCCGGAGTTACGGCGAAGGAATTTAATAACTACGACTAAAGAGAAATTCATTTCGGCTAAAAAAAACCATAGGGAAGGATTAATAGCAAGGATCAGAAGCGGACCTTTTGGTCAAGAAGTAAGTGCTGAACGAATAAAACAAATTCAAGATAATATGAAAAAGAACAATAATTATTTAGAGTAG
- the rplC gene encoding 50S ribosomal protein L3, which translates to MSGIIGKKIGMTSLFDEAGKNIPCTVIQAGPCSVLQVRTIEKDGYKAAQLGFDDKSEKNVGKALAGHFKKAGSTPKAKLVEFYHAFVEKLSVGDEVKVNLFAQGEYVDVTGTSKGKGFQGVVKRHNFRGVMQATHGQHNRLRAPGSIGAGSDPSRVFKGMRMAGRMGGKQVTVQNLEVLRVDEEQNLLVVKGAVPGAKNSYVIIRKWN; encoded by the coding sequence ATGTCAGGTATTATTGGTAAAAAAATCGGGATGACATCGCTGTTTGACGAGGCTGGGAAGAATATTCCTTGTACCGTTATTCAAGCGGGTCCTTGCTCGGTTTTACAGGTCAGAACCATAGAAAAGGATGGGTACAAAGCTGCTCAACTTGGTTTCGATGACAAGAGTGAAAAGAACGTTGGTAAAGCGTTAGCCGGCCATTTCAAAAAGGCGGGTTCAACTCCTAAAGCTAAATTGGTAGAATTCTATCATGCTTTCGTAGAAAAGTTAAGCGTAGGAGATGAAGTGAAAGTGAACTTATTTGCTCAAGGCGAATATGTTGATGTAACAGGAACTTCAAAAGGTAAAGGTTTCCAAGGGGTTGTGAAAAGACACAATTTCCGTGGGGTAATGCAAGCGACTCATGGTCAGCACAACAGATTAAGAGCCCCAGGTTCTATTGGTGCAGGTTCCGACCCGTCAAGAGTATTCAAAGGAATGCGTATGGCAGGAAGAATGGGTGGTAAGCAAGTTACCGTACAAAACCTAGAAGTGTTAAGAGTAGATGAAGAACAAAATCTTTTAGTAGTAAAAGGTGCTGTTCCGGGAGCGAAAAATTCTTATGTAATTATCAGAAAATGGAACTAG
- the rplD gene encoding 50S ribosomal protein L4, translating into MELVVLNTSGKETGRSVSLDEAIFGIEPNQHAVYLEVKQYLAAQRQGTHKSKERNEISGSTKKLKKQKGSGSARYGSIKSPIFKGGGRIFGPKPRDYRFKLNKALKRLAKKSVLSQKMRDNSIIVLEAFNFEAPKTKEFINLNNALGFEGKKALYILPEANKNVYLSSRNLAKTKVLTYNEISSYDLVNAGEIVFLEGAIEKFQENLRK; encoded by the coding sequence ATGGAACTAGTAGTATTAAATACATCAGGAAAAGAAACCGGAAGAAGTGTGTCTCTAGACGAAGCTATCTTCGGAATTGAGCCAAACCAGCACGCGGTTTACTTAGAGGTTAAGCAATATCTTGCTGCACAAAGACAAGGTACGCACAAATCAAAAGAAAGAAACGAAATCTCAGGATCAACTAAGAAACTTAAGAAACAAAAAGGTTCAGGTTCTGCAAGATACGGTAGTATCAAATCCCCAATTTTCAAAGGTGGAGGTAGAATTTTCGGTCCAAAACCAAGAGACTACAGATTCAAATTGAATAAGGCTTTGAAAAGATTAGCAAAAAAATCTGTTCTTTCGCAAAAAATGAGAGATAATTCAATCATAGTATTAGAAGCTTTCAATTTTGAAGCGCCTAAAACGAAAGAATTTATCAACTTGAACAACGCGTTAGGATTTGAAGGTAAAAAAGCTCTTTATATCTTACCGGAAGCGAACAAAAACGTTTATCTGTCTTCTAGAAACTTGGCGAAAACCAAAGTTTTAACTTATAACGAAATCAGTTCTTACGATTTAGTAAACGCTGGTGAGATCGTATTTTTAGAAGGTGCAATAGAGAAATTTCAAGAAAATTTAAGAAAATAA
- the rplW gene encoding 50S ribosomal protein L23 — protein MSIIIKPIISEKANYLTDLRGHYSFLVNPKSNKIQIKKAIEVAYGVKVADISTMIYAPKVSSKHTKKGLQVGKTSKLKKAVVALAEGEVIDIFATN, from the coding sequence ATGTCTATTATCATTAAACCAATCATCTCAGAAAAAGCAAACTATCTTACAGATTTGAGAGGACATTATTCTTTTTTAGTTAACCCTAAATCGAATAAAATCCAGATCAAAAAAGCGATAGAAGTTGCTTACGGTGTAAAAGTAGCAGACATTAGTACAATGATTTATGCGCCTAAAGTTTCTAGTAAACACACCAAAAAAGGATTACAAGTTGGAAAAACCAGCAAATTGAAAAAAGCAGTCGTGGCCCTTGCAGAAGGAGAAGTGATTGATATTTTTGCAACCAACTAA
- the rplB gene encoding 50S ribosomal protein L2 yields MSVRKLKPITPGQRFRVVNNFDEITTNKPEKSLTVGISKSGGRNNTGKMTMRYTGGGHKQKYRIIDFKRNKFDVEATVKTVEYDPNRTAFIALLEYADGEKRYIIAPTGIKVDQKVISSETAEPNVGNAMKLKNIPLGTVISCIELKPGQGGIMARSAGSSAQLTSRDKKYVIIKLPSGESRMVLGECMAMVGAVSNHDHMLTVSGKAGRSRWLGRRPRTRPVVMNPVDHPMGGGEGKSSGGHPRSRNGMPSKGYKTRKKNKASNRHIISKRK; encoded by the coding sequence ATGTCTGTTAGAAAATTAAAACCTATCACCCCGGGACAGAGATTCAGAGTTGTAAACAACTTTGATGAAATTACTACCAACAAACCAGAGAAATCTCTAACAGTTGGTATAAGTAAGTCAGGTGGTCGTAACAATACTGGTAAAATGACCATGCGTTACACCGGAGGTGGACACAAACAAAAATACAGAATTATCGACTTCAAAAGAAACAAGTTTGATGTTGAAGCTACGGTAAAAACTGTTGAGTACGATCCAAACAGAACTGCTTTCATCGCTCTATTAGAATATGCAGACGGAGAGAAGAGATATATCATCGCTCCAACTGGTATCAAAGTAGATCAGAAAGTAATTTCCTCAGAAACCGCAGAACCAAATGTTGGTAATGCAATGAAGTTGAAAAACATTCCTTTGGGAACTGTTATTTCTTGTATCGAATTGAAACCTGGTCAAGGTGGAATTATGGCAAGAAGTGCAGGATCATCGGCACAGTTAACTTCAAGAGATAAAAAATACGTAATCATTAAATTACCTTCGGGAGAATCTAGAATGGTTCTTGGAGAATGTATGGCAATGGTTGGTGCAGTATCTAACCACGATCACATGCTTACCGTTTCCGGTAAAGCAGGTAGAAGCAGATGGTTGGGTAGAAGACCTAGAACGAGACCAGTAGTAATGAACCCTGTAGATCACCCAATGGGAGGTGGTGAAGGTAAATCTTCTGGAGGTCACCCAAGATCAAGAAATGGTATGCCTTCTAAAGGTTACAAAACCAGAAAGAAAAACAAAGCGTCTAACCGTCATATCATATCTAAAAGAAAATAA
- the rpsS gene encoding 30S ribosomal protein S19 yields MSRSLKKGPFIHHTLDKKVQTNIESGKKTVIKTWSRASMISPDFVGQTIAVHNGKSFIPVYVTENMVGHKLGEFSPTRSFRGHGGNKNKGGR; encoded by the coding sequence ATGTCAAGATCACTTAAAAAAGGACCTTTCATTCATCACACTTTAGATAAGAAGGTTCAGACAAATATAGAGTCTGGTAAGAAAACAGTAATCAAAACTTGGTCTAGAGCATCAATGATCTCTCCAGACTTCGTAGGGCAAACCATCGCAGTACACAACGGAAAATCTTTTATTCCTGTATATGTAACTGAGAATATGGTAGGTCATAAGTTAGGCGAATTTTCTCCGACAAGATCTTTTAGAGGTCACGGCGGTAACAAAAATAAAGGAGGTAGATAA